A stretch of the Esox lucius isolate fEsoLuc1 chromosome 2, fEsoLuc1.pri, whole genome shotgun sequence genome encodes the following:
- the lysmd2 gene encoding lysM and putative peptidoglycan-binding domain-containing protein 2 translates to MAEYSPVLPMRDGGARFGVGQPIFPRSRSGSESDSELSQSLARTKIRSYGSTASVAASLGEKYVEHRVTDSDTLQGIALKYGVTMEQIKRANKLFSNDCIFLRNSLHIPVVSDKCSPFNGLSLESPDGEAQAQDFTPLCGVQDRNRVTEEDPLPPPTSAPGAGDKDIDNIKRHQPEELSAKDFLHRLDLQIKQSKQTARRLKEEEVRDSEEEYTLPVSSYQEI, encoded by the exons ATGGCGGAGTACTCGCCTGTCCTGCCGATGAGGGATGGTGGAGCAAGGTTCGGTGTCGGACAGCCCATCTTTCCCCGGTCCCGATCCGGTTCAGAATCCGACAGTGAACTGTCACAGAGCCTGGCCCGAACCAAAATCCGGTCGTACGGGAGTACTGCTAGCGTCGCAGCTTCTCTCGGCGAGAAATACGTGGAGCATCGGGTGACGGACAGCGACACTTTGCAAGGGATAGCCCTAAAATACGGAGTAACG ATGGAGCAGATCAAGAGGGCCAACAAACTATTCAGCAACGACTGTATCTTCCTGCGTAACAGCCTCCACATTCCCGTCGTCTCAGATAAGTGTTCTCCCTTCAATGGCCTGTCTCTGGAGTCCCCTGACGGAGAGGCCCAGGCGCAGGACTTCACCCCGCTCTGTGGGGTGCAGGACAGAAACCGGGTCACAGAGGAAGACCCGTTACCACCTCCCACCTCGGCCCCTGGGGCAGGGGATAAGGACATTGACAATATTAAACGGCACCAGCCCGAGGAGCTGTCGGCTAAAGACTTCCTCCACAGACTGGACTTGCAGATTAAACAGTCAAAGCAGACGGCAAGGAGGCTCAAAGAGGAGGAAGTGAG GGACAGTGAAGAGGAATACACACTCCCTGTTTCATCATACCAGGAGATTTAA